Within Hyla sarda isolate aHylSar1 chromosome 7, aHylSar1.hap1, whole genome shotgun sequence, the genomic segment CCTCTGGTCATTCTCCTTCCTCTGGTTATTCTCCTTCCTCTGGTCATTCTCCTTCCTCTGGTCATCCTCCTTCCTCTGGTCATTCTCCTTCCTCAGGTTATTCTCTTTCCTCTGGTCATTCTCCTTCCTCTGGTCATTCTCCTTCCTCTGGTTATTCTCCTTCCTCTGGTCATTCTCCTTCCTCTGGTCATTCTCCTTCCTCTGGTTATTCTCCTTCCTCTGGTCATTCTCCTTCCTCTGGTCATCCTCCTTCCTCTGGTCATTCTCCTTCCTCAGGTTATTCTCTTTCCTCTGGTCATTCTCCTTCCTCTGGTCATTCTCCTTCCTCTGGTTATTCTCCTTCCTCTGGTCATTCTCCTTCCTCTGGTCATTCTCTTTCCTCTGGTCATTCTCCTTCCTCTGGTCATTCTCTTTCCTCTGGTCATTCTCTTTCCTCTGGTCATTCTCTTTCCTCTGGCCATTCTCCTTCCTCTGGTcattcttcttcctctggtcatCCTCCTTCCTCTGGTCATCCTTCCTCTGGTCATCCTCCTTCCTCTGGTCATTCTCTTTCCTCTGGTCATTCTCCTTCCTCTGGTCATTCTCTTTCTCCTGGTCATTCTCCTTCCTCTGGTCATTTTCCTTCCTCTGGTcattcttcttcctctggtcatCCTCCTTCCTCTGGTCATCCTCCTTCCTCTGGTCATTTTCCTTCCTCTGGTCATTCTCCTTCCTCTGGTCATTCTCCTTCCTCTGGTCATTCTCCTTCCTCTGGTCATTCTCTTTCCTCTGGTTATTCTCCTTCCTCTGGTCATTCTCTTTCCTCTGGTCATTCTCTTTCCTCTGGTCATTCTCTTTCCTCTGGCCATTCTCCTTCCTCTGGTcattcttcttcctctggtcatCCTCCTTCCTCTGGTCATCCTTCCTCTGGTCATCCTTCCTCTGGTCATCCTCCTTCCTCTGGTCATTCTCTTTCCTCTGGTCATTCTCCTTCCTCTGGTCATTCTCTTTCTCCTGGTCATTCTCCTTCCTCTGGTCATTTTCCTTCCTCTGGTcattcttcttcctctggtcatCCTCCTTCCTCTGGTCATCCTCCTTCCTCTGGTCATTTTCCTTCCTCTGGTCATCCTCCTTCCTCTGGTCATCCTTCCTCTGGTTATTCTCCTTCCTCTGGTCATCCTCCTTCCTCTGGTCATTCTCTTTCCTCTGGTCATTCTCTTTCTCCTGGTCATTCTCCTTCCTCTGGTCATTTTCCTTCCTCTGGTcattcttcttcctctggtcatCCTCCTTCCTCTGGTCATCCTTCCTCTGGTTATTCTCCTTCCTCTGGTCATCCTCCTTCCTCTGGTCATCCTCCTTCCTCTGGTCATCCTCCTTCCTCTGGTCATTCTCCTTCCTCTGGTCATTCTCTTTCTCCTGGTCATTCTCCTTCCTCTGATCATTCTCCTTCCTCTGGTCATTCTCTTTCTCCTGGTCATTCTCTTTCCTCTGGTCATTCTCTTTCCTCTGGTCCTTCTCTTTCCCCTGGTCCTTCTTCCTCTGGTCATTCTCCTTCCTCAGGTCATTCTCTTTCCTCTGGTCATTCTCTTTCCCCTGGTCATTCTCCTTCCTCTGGTCATTCTCTTTCCCCTGGCCATTCTCCTTCCTCTGGTCATCCTTCCTCTGGTCATTCTCCTTCCTCTGGTCATTCTCCTTCCTCTGGTCATTCTCCTTCCTCTGGTC encodes:
- the LOC130282269 gene encoding myb-like protein X — its product is MEQNNELINQKHLKNENDQRKENDQRKENDQRKENGQRKENDQRKENDQRKENDQRKENDQRKENDQRKENGQRKENDQRKENDQRKENDQRKENDQRKENDQRKENDQRKENGQRKENDQRKENDQRKENGQRKENGQRKENGQRKENDQRKENDQRKENDQRKENDQRKENDQRKENDQRKENDQRKDDQRKENGQGKENDQRKENDQGKENDQRKENDLRKENDQRKKDQGKEKDQRKENDQRKENDQEKENDQRKENDQRKENDQEKENDQRKENDQRKEDDQRKEDDQRKEDDQRKENNQRKDDQRKEDDQRKKNDQRKENDQRKENDQEKENDQRKENDQRKEDDQRKENNQRKDDQRKEDDQRKENDQRKEDDQRKEDDQRKKNDQRKENDQRKENDQEKENDQRKENDQRKENDQRKEDDQRKDDQRKDDQRKEDDQRKKNDQRKENGQRKENDQRKENDQRKENDQRKENNQRKENDQRKENDQRKENDQRKENDQRKENDQRKEDDQRKEDDQRKKNDQRKENDQRKENDQEKENDQRKENDQRKENDQRKEDDQRKDDQRKEDDQRKKNDQRKENGQRKENDQRKENDQRKENDQRKENDQRKENDQRKENDQRKENNQRKENDQRKENDQRKENNLRKENDQRKEDDQRKENDQRKENNQRKENDQRKENDQRKENNQRKENDQRKENDQRKENNLRKENDQRKEDDQRKENDQRKENNQRKENDQRKENDQRK